A single Lolium perenne isolate Kyuss_39 chromosome 6, Kyuss_2.0, whole genome shotgun sequence DNA region contains:
- the LOC127321019 gene encoding uncharacterized protein, protein MAKAQVAARFVTEVAPPQLVSIMRRRKVPRSLDTIAEDDERELQQLACSDPRHQAATAAASLKRASPAGTRTGGFMRELSSCFSSNVVNGQAAGGSWEGRHKGHGRRDVYAHQLHGN, encoded by the coding sequence ATGGCGAAGGCGCAGGTGGCCGCGAGGTTCGTGACGGAGGTGGCGCCGCCGCAGCTGGTGTCGATCATGCGCCGGAGGAAGGTGCCGAGGAGCCTCGACACGATCGCCGAGGACGACGAAAGGGAGCTGCAGCAGCTAGCCTGCAGCGACCCTCGCCATCAGGCCGCTACCGCGGCGGCATCTCTCAAGAGGGCATCGCCGGCCGGCACCCGCACCGGCGGGTTCATGAGGGAGCTCAGCAGCTGCTTCTCCAGCAACGTCGTCAACGGCCAAGCGGCCGGCGGCAGCTGGGAGGGCCGGCACAAAGGGCACGGCCGGCGAGACGTCTATGCACACCAGCTGCATGGAAACTAA
- the LOC127321020 gene encoding GDSL esterase/lipase At1g28600, which yields MGRLTCSSSAVLLVVAVVLLVKAEVALCDGCSYKRIFSFGDSIIDTGNFVFDIGNGQSPLKELPFGMTFFKRPSGRICDGRVLVDFYAEAFNLSLLPPSIPEEKTGQFATGANFAVFASIALPPAYYKSKYNFTMSVPSDLGAQLDSFKRVLARIAPGDTSTRAVLNESLVLMGEIGGNDYNFWFNGDPKNSRDTPDQYVPDVVARIGSAVQEVINLGAKAVVVPGNFPIGCVPVYLSAHQSGNQSDYDEHGCLRWYNDFSQRHNAALKQEVGRLRSKNPGAKVIYADYYGAAMQFVQNPQQFGIADPLVACCGGDGKYHTGKPCDKNATLWGNPLGFASWDGIHMTEKAYSIIAAGVLDGSFADTPLRHFC from the exons atggGGCGTCTCAcgtgctcctcctccgccgtcttgctcgtcgtcgccgtcgtgctGCTTGTCAAAGCCGAGGTGGCGCTGTGCGACGGGTGCAGCTACAAGCGCATCTTCTCGTTCGGGGACTCCATCATCGACACGGGCAACTTCGTGTTCGACATCGGCAACGGGCAGTCGCCGTTGAAGGAGCTCCCCTTCGGCATGACCTTCTTCAAGCGCCCCAGCGGGCGCATCTGCGACGGCCGCGTCCTCGTCGACTTCTACG CGGAGGCGTTCAACCTGTCGTTGCTGCCGCCGAGCATCCCGGAGGAGAAGACCGGGCAGTTCGCCACCGGCGCCAACTTCGCCGTGTTTGCGTCCATAGCGCTGCCGCCGGCGTACTACAAGAGCAAGTACAACTTCACGATGAGCGTGCCGTCCGACCTAGGGGCGCAGCTGGACTCGTTCAAGAGAGTGCTCGCCCGCATCGCTCCCGGTGATA CCTCCACGAGGGCTGTCCTGAACGAGTCCCTGGTGCTGATGGGTGAGATCGGCGGGAACGACTACAACTTCTGGTTCAACGGCGATCCCAAGAACTCACGCGACACGCCGGACCAGTACGTCCCCGACGTGGTGGCCCGCATCGGCTCCGCCGTGCAGGAGGTCATCAACCTCGGCGCGAAGGCGGTGGTCGTCCCGGGCAACTTCCCCATCGGGTGCGTACCGGTGTACCTGAGCGCCCACCAGAGCGGCAACCAGTCAGACTACGACGAGCACGGGTGCCTGAGGTGGTACAACGACTTCTCCCAGAGGCACAACGCGGCGCTGAAGCAGGAGGTCGGCCGGCTCCGGTCGAAGAACCCCGGCGCCAAGGTCATCTACGCCGACTACTACGGCGCCGCCATGCAGTTCGTGCAGAACCCGCAGCAGTTCGGCATCGCCGACCCGCTCGTGGCGTGCTGCGGCGGCGACGGGAAGTACCACACCGGCAAGCCATGCGACAAGAACGCGACGCTCTGGGGCAACCCATTGGGCTTCGCCAGCTGGGACGGCATCCACATGACGGAGAAGGCGTACAGCATTATCGCCGCCGGGGTGTTGGATGGGTCGTTTGCCGACACCCCGCTGCGCCACTTTTGCTAG